From a region of the Microbacterium sp. nov. GSS16 genome:
- the truA gene encoding tRNA pseudouridine(38-40) synthase TruA, translating into MRIRLDIAYDGTHFRGWAKQPGLRTVQGTIEAALARILGSEAQLVVAGRTDAGVHASDQVAHVDLGDAQWARLQTRHGHAATDPAGSLARRIRGVLGNYPDVTVTRTSLAPEGFDARFSAVWRRYAYRLADATVGYDPMRRNDTTTIRAALDVERMDAAARTLIGLHDFAAYCKPREEATTIRTLLDYRWTRDRDGVLIAEVTADAFCHSMVRALVGACAAVGEGKLEVADVARLRDELTRTSAFKVLPARGLTLVEVGYPADELLASRAEQTRARRDRDEE; encoded by the coding sequence GTGCGCATCCGCCTCGACATCGCCTACGACGGCACCCATTTCCGCGGCTGGGCCAAGCAGCCGGGCCTGCGCACGGTGCAGGGCACGATCGAGGCGGCGCTCGCGCGCATCCTCGGCTCCGAGGCGCAGCTGGTCGTCGCCGGTCGAACCGATGCCGGGGTGCACGCCTCGGATCAGGTCGCGCACGTCGACCTCGGTGACGCCCAGTGGGCTCGGCTGCAAACGCGCCACGGCCATGCGGCGACTGATCCTGCGGGGTCGCTCGCCCGTCGCATCCGGGGCGTGCTCGGCAACTACCCCGACGTGACCGTCACCCGCACGAGCCTTGCCCCCGAGGGATTCGACGCGCGCTTCTCGGCCGTGTGGCGCCGGTACGCCTACCGGCTCGCCGACGCGACGGTCGGCTACGACCCGATGCGCCGCAACGACACGACGACGATCCGCGCCGCACTCGATGTCGAGCGGATGGATGCCGCAGCCCGCACCCTCATCGGCCTGCATGACTTCGCCGCCTACTGCAAGCCGCGTGAGGAGGCCACCACGATCCGCACCCTGCTCGATTACCGGTGGACCCGTGATCGCGACGGCGTGCTGATCGCCGAGGTGACGGCCGACGCGTTCTGCCACAGCATGGTGCGCGCTCTGGTCGGCGCGTGCGCTGCCGTGGGGGAGGGGAAGCTCGAGGTCGCGGACGTCGCTCGGCTGCGCGACGAGCTCACCCGCACCAGCGCCTTCAAGGTGCTGCCGGCCAGGGGGCTCACGCTCGTCGAGGTCGGGTATCCGGCCGACGAGCTGCTGGCATCCCGTGCCGAGCAGACGCGCGCCCGACGTGACCGGGACGAGGAATAG
- the rplM gene encoding 50S ribosomal protein L13, with amino-acid sequence MTRTYTPKAGQVQRDWIVIDATDVVLGRLASHAAAILRGKHKATFAPHVDTGDFVIIVNADKVALTGQKLQKKMAYRHSGYPGGLTATSYAELLEKHPVRAVEKAVRGMLPKNTLGRQQLSKLKVYAGAEHPHAAQQPTPYTLDQVAQ; translated from the coding sequence GTGACGCGCACTTACACCCCGAAGGCCGGGCAGGTCCAGCGTGACTGGATCGTCATCGACGCCACCGACGTCGTTCTCGGTCGCCTCGCCTCGCACGCCGCAGCAATCCTGCGCGGCAAGCACAAGGCCACCTTCGCTCCTCACGTCGACACCGGCGACTTCGTCATCATCGTCAACGCCGACAAGGTCGCCCTCACGGGTCAGAAGCTCCAGAAGAAGATGGCGTACCGCCACTCGGGTTACCCGGGCGGCCTGACCGCCACGAGCTACGCCGAGCTCCTCGAGAAGCACCCGGTTCGCGCCGTGGAGAAGGCCGTCCGCGGCATGCTCCCGAAGAACACCCTGGGTCGTCAGCAGCTGTCGAAGCTCAAGGTCTACGCAGGTGCCGAGCACCCGCACGCCGCTCAGCAGCCCACGCCGTACACCCTCGACCAGGTCGCCCAGTAA
- a CDS encoding endonuclease/exonuclease/phosphatase family protein, translating into MRVISYNLRKHRAATELAALVAEHDPDILCLQECDTTALPDAIGGLSLVHTTSGNRLGLAMYLRRNTFQVEQVRTIGLKKSLHDRVLKPAHERVLGAQLRDIDTGRGLIVASFHAAPLTALNSLRRNQIRAGLDALQDLGPGMPVLMVGDYNYPVFKESLGQTVRDHGYTLTLSDDRTYTRYRVFKGHYDFATSVGFDISKITTLPQATSDHRPILVTAEAE; encoded by the coding sequence ATGAGAGTGATCTCGTACAACCTTCGCAAGCATCGCGCCGCAACGGAGCTGGCCGCGCTCGTCGCCGAGCACGATCCCGACATCCTCTGTCTGCAGGAGTGCGACACCACGGCCCTTCCGGATGCCATCGGCGGACTCTCCCTTGTGCACACAACCAGCGGCAATCGGCTGGGGCTCGCGATGTACCTGCGCCGCAACACGTTCCAGGTCGAGCAGGTGCGCACGATCGGGCTGAAGAAGTCGCTGCACGATCGGGTGCTGAAGCCCGCGCACGAGCGTGTTCTCGGTGCGCAGCTGCGCGACATCGACACCGGGCGGGGGCTGATCGTCGCGTCGTTCCACGCCGCGCCCCTCACCGCGCTCAACTCGCTGCGCCGCAATCAGATCAGAGCGGGTCTCGACGCTCTGCAGGACCTCGGCCCCGGGATGCCCGTGCTCATGGTCGGCGACTACAACTACCCCGTGTTCAAAGAGAGCCTCGGCCAGACCGTGCGCGACCACGGGTACACGCTCACCCTCAGCGACGACCGCACGTACACCCGCTACCGGGTGTTCAAGGGGCATTACGACTTCGCGACCTCGGTCGGCTTCGACATCTCGAAGATCACGACCCTGCCGCAGGCCACGAGCGACCACCGCCCGATCCTGGTCACCGCTGAGGCCGAGTAG
- a CDS encoding HNH endonuclease signature motif containing protein, with protein MSAPALDPLREAVTALAGVWADASTAADLDRSDLVSLTRAIGSARRALDALQADVAAAIAHESRPELGAESLAKQQGFRNTAQLIATTTGTSAGDAARLVKVGEAIAPRQNLLGEPAPAKYPAVQGAVTSGRLGGAGAAVIVEFLDRARVGADKDLVADVEQQLVERAVGLSLDDVRRLVKRAETVLEADKLEAREEERRAARSLSMFERDGMLHLNLVTPVEEGAPIKAAIDGYVSAQFQARKDLAGAGIADADGADAGGADADQRTVTMMRADALTLFCAHVLDCDSRMPVAGATVIVRINASDLEAGTGSGTIDGIDQPISVTAIRRMAASGSVIPCVLDSAGEILDWGREKRLFTRTQKLALVDRDGGCAMCGLPPNMTEVHHIRWWNRDTGPTDLSNGILLCSTCHHRIHDNGWDIRIENTDTRSGTRGRVWFIPPPHIDPIRTPRPGGRARYDIAA; from the coding sequence ATGTCAGCACCCGCTCTGGATCCGTTGCGAGAAGCCGTCACGGCTCTCGCCGGGGTGTGGGCGGATGCCTCGACCGCGGCCGACCTCGACCGGTCGGACCTCGTGTCGCTGACCCGCGCCATCGGTTCCGCGCGGCGGGCGCTGGATGCCCTGCAGGCCGACGTCGCCGCGGCCATCGCGCACGAATCCCGACCGGAACTCGGTGCCGAGTCGCTGGCGAAGCAGCAAGGATTCCGCAACACCGCCCAGCTCATCGCGACCACCACCGGCACCAGCGCGGGAGACGCGGCGCGGCTGGTGAAAGTCGGCGAGGCGATCGCGCCCCGGCAGAACCTGCTCGGCGAGCCCGCGCCGGCGAAGTACCCGGCCGTGCAGGGTGCCGTCACCTCGGGCCGGTTGGGTGGCGCCGGGGCGGCGGTGATCGTGGAGTTCCTCGACCGGGCGCGGGTCGGGGCCGACAAAGATCTTGTGGCGGATGTCGAGCAGCAGCTCGTCGAGCGGGCCGTGGGACTGTCGCTGGATGACGTGCGCCGCCTCGTCAAGCGCGCCGAAACGGTGCTCGAAGCCGACAAGCTCGAAGCGCGAGAAGAAGAGCGACGCGCGGCGCGGTCGCTGAGCATGTTCGAACGCGACGGCATGCTGCACCTCAATCTCGTCACCCCGGTCGAAGAAGGCGCACCGATCAAAGCGGCGATCGACGGGTACGTGTCGGCACAGTTCCAGGCCCGCAAAGATCTGGCCGGCGCGGGCATCGCGGATGCCGATGGCGCGGATGCCGGTGGGGCGGATGCCGATCAGCGCACCGTCACCATGATGCGCGCCGACGCCCTCACCCTGTTCTGCGCCCACGTGCTCGACTGCGACAGCCGGATGCCCGTCGCCGGCGCCACCGTCATCGTCCGCATCAACGCATCGGATCTCGAAGCGGGAACCGGCTCCGGAACCATCGACGGGATCGACCAGCCCATCTCCGTCACCGCGATCCGGCGGATGGCCGCCAGCGGCAGCGTCATCCCCTGCGTGCTCGACAGCGCCGGCGAGATCCTCGACTGGGGCCGAGAGAAACGACTCTTCACCCGGACTCAGAAACTCGCCCTCGTCGACAGAGACGGCGGATGCGCGATGTGCGGACTCCCGCCCAACATGACCGAAGTGCACCACATCAGATGGTGGAACCGAGACACCGGACCCACCGACCTCAGCAACGGCATCCTGCTGTGCTCCACCTGCCACCACCGCATCCACGACAACGGGTGGGACATCCGGATCGAGAACACCGATACCCGATCCGGCACCAGGGGACGAGTGTGGTTCATTCCACCACCCCACATCGACCCCATCCGGACACCACGCCCCGGCGGCAGAGCCCGCTACGACATCGCCGCCTGA
- a CDS encoding DUF4194 domain-containing protein, with product MEDDPDELFPGDRGTLDPEVRRVLVHVLQRRFLSADSRSEWALLLEHQQLIESRMHDLYLRLVVDLGRGVAYKQQVRSDEFEVPILLKDAPYNRTETLVLVHLRTVFQRESAAGEPAPRIDVEDIEQTVLSYLTDADGSTARQQKAIRAALDRLDREGVIDEETLGRYRISPLVEVVLSAEKLAELRAWLREQAAQQASRAERAQKEAAL from the coding sequence ATGGAGGATGACCCCGACGAGCTCTTCCCCGGCGATCGCGGCACCCTCGATCCGGAGGTGCGACGCGTGCTCGTGCACGTGCTGCAGCGCCGGTTCCTCAGCGCCGACAGTCGTTCCGAGTGGGCGCTGCTGCTCGAGCACCAGCAGCTCATCGAGTCGCGCATGCACGACCTGTACCTGCGTCTGGTCGTCGACCTCGGGCGCGGTGTGGCCTACAAGCAGCAGGTGCGCTCCGACGAGTTCGAAGTGCCGATCCTGCTGAAGGATGCCCCATACAACCGCACCGAGACGCTCGTGCTCGTGCACCTGCGCACGGTCTTCCAGCGCGAGTCGGCCGCGGGCGAGCCGGCCCCTCGTATCGACGTCGAAGACATCGAGCAGACGGTGCTCAGCTATCTGACGGATGCCGACGGCAGCACCGCCCGCCAGCAGAAGGCGATCCGCGCCGCGCTCGACCGGCTCGACCGCGAGGGCGTGATCGACGAGGAGACTCTCGGCCGCTATCGGATCAGCCCGCTGGTCGAGGTGGTGCTCAGCGCCGAGAAGCTCGCCGAGCTGCGCGCGTGGCTGCGCGAGCAGGCGGCGCAGCAGGCATCCCGTGCCGAGAGAGCCCAGAAGGAGGCAGCGCTGTGA
- a CDS encoding M23 family metallopeptidase has protein sequence MVPADSTTPNADQVVPTSASAVAAAAAVTAAAVSAAATSRRARRMAASAGPEAPTVAEPEAVIAPAAVIAEIVASVASAAQPAPAPAVRDEPSAVEIEQIAEQVAAAAEPEAAPVDADAFAAASMAFGFRPVDDQPRVDGSVDDVPVADEPVSAGVVASHLAPRRPRVSRFVAAGASLGIMGVAGLIAVSMTLPVSAVAAAQGGASASLVAGATAAASSDKVDEGEIQAFVAPADVQGESLARSDSYSTISLAQVAAEEGIKFSESLYTNDPEAAIQWPFKVGVAMSSPYGQRWGRLHAGIDLVPGEGAPIQAIADGTVRIATESGGAYGVTIYIDHVIDGQVVTSHYAHMQHGSMQVKAGDKVKVGDVIGHVGNTGRSYGAHLHFEIIINGSTVDPLPWMQRNAGRYEY, from the coding sequence GTGGTCCCCGCGGATTCGACGACTCCGAACGCAGACCAGGTCGTCCCGACTTCGGCATCCGCTGTCGCCGCCGCTGCGGCCGTGACCGCCGCCGCCGTCTCGGCCGCCGCGACCAGCCGCCGCGCCCGCCGGATGGCCGCCAGCGCGGGCCCCGAGGCGCCGACCGTCGCCGAGCCCGAGGCCGTGATCGCGCCCGCCGCGGTCATCGCCGAGATCGTGGCATCAGTGGCATCCGCCGCGCAGCCTGCGCCCGCACCCGCGGTGCGCGACGAGCCCTCCGCCGTCGAGATCGAGCAGATCGCCGAGCAGGTCGCAGCCGCGGCCGAGCCGGAGGCAGCGCCGGTCGACGCGGATGCCTTCGCCGCGGCGTCGATGGCCTTCGGCTTCCGCCCCGTCGACGACCAGCCCCGGGTCGACGGCTCCGTCGACGACGTGCCCGTCGCCGACGAGCCGGTGTCGGCGGGCGTCGTCGCCTCGCACCTAGCTCCGCGGCGCCCGCGCGTCTCGCGGTTCGTCGCCGCCGGCGCAAGCCTCGGCATCATGGGCGTCGCCGGTCTCATCGCGGTGTCGATGACCCTGCCCGTCTCGGCCGTCGCCGCCGCGCAGGGCGGTGCCTCCGCATCCCTCGTCGCGGGAGCGACTGCCGCCGCGTCATCAGACAAGGTCGACGAGGGCGAGATCCAGGCGTTCGTCGCCCCCGCCGATGTGCAGGGCGAATCGCTCGCACGCTCTGACTCGTACTCGACCATCTCGCTCGCGCAGGTCGCGGCCGAAGAGGGCATCAAGTTCTCCGAGAGCCTGTACACGAACGACCCCGAGGCGGCCATCCAGTGGCCGTTCAAGGTCGGCGTGGCGATGAGCTCGCCCTACGGCCAGCGTTGGGGCCGACTGCACGCCGGCATCGACCTCGTGCCCGGGGAGGGTGCGCCGATCCAGGCGATCGCCGACGGCACGGTGCGCATCGCGACCGAGTCGGGCGGCGCATACGGCGTGACGATCTACATCGACCACGTCATCGACGGCCAGGTGGTGACGAGCCACTACGCGCACATGCAGCATGGCTCGATGCAGGTCAAGGCCGGCGACAAGGTCAAGGTGGGCGACGTCATCGGACACGTCGGCAACACCGGCCGTTCGTACGGCGCGCACCTGCACTTCGAGATCATCATCAACGGCTCGACCGTCGATCCGCTGCCGTGGATGCAGCGGAACGCCGGGCGTTACGAGTACTGA
- a CDS encoding DUF3375 domain-containing protein has translation MTGARAEAAYSRSLAAFRTPTLGLLHGRQAPFVIAALSMLFSAERPSVPVADAHAEVAEALDQLRSAGHDDDDRRIPAGSGREVCRTWAKQGWLVQQIDDDVEVYRLSAHAVEALEITGRTGGGRTRVSNSRVRTLLDAVERLADEAEADPVKRIARLTAERDALDAEILRVQANGTVPVDDEELFEEAENILHLARELPADFTRVAESLKAMQRDVVAHLRRDERPTGEVLREYLQRAKDVMQATPEGRAFAGALRLIGDPERIDALAEQLHDLLAHPFARHLDQTQRAEFDAIGRRVELGVEEVLAAQRRASHVITGQVKTHDPLRDRQIDDLLRDVISGLHQWAQSAPSNAVVDPVRSLPLIDLGRLRQTVGDVRPPGAPAPLTDADDVEYLEADSRSWGGPRYAELETYVAGLGAEFDLADAFAHAPEDTRRPVDLVGLLEIAHRNGMTETEGLSTVETMRPDGTTRRFAFVSVTARAAEEDHDD, from the coding sequence GTGACTGGCGCGCGTGCCGAGGCGGCATACTCTCGCTCCCTCGCGGCGTTCCGAACGCCGACGCTGGGGCTGCTTCACGGTCGCCAGGCGCCCTTCGTCATCGCGGCGCTGTCGATGCTGTTCTCGGCCGAGCGCCCGTCCGTGCCCGTGGCCGACGCGCACGCCGAGGTCGCCGAGGCGCTCGACCAGCTGCGCTCTGCAGGACACGACGATGACGACCGGCGCATCCCCGCTGGCAGTGGCCGGGAGGTGTGCCGCACCTGGGCGAAGCAGGGCTGGCTCGTGCAGCAGATCGACGACGACGTCGAGGTCTACCGGCTCTCTGCGCACGCGGTCGAGGCGCTCGAGATCACCGGCCGCACCGGCGGCGGCCGCACCCGGGTGTCGAACTCGCGTGTGCGCACCCTGCTCGACGCGGTGGAACGGCTGGCCGACGAGGCCGAGGCCGACCCCGTCAAGCGCATCGCCCGTCTGACCGCCGAGAGAGATGCCCTCGACGCCGAGATCCTGCGGGTGCAGGCGAACGGCACTGTTCCCGTCGACGACGAGGAGCTGTTTGAAGAGGCCGAGAACATCCTGCACCTGGCGCGCGAGCTGCCCGCCGACTTCACCCGCGTCGCCGAATCGCTCAAGGCGATGCAGCGCGACGTCGTCGCGCACCTGCGCCGTGACGAGCGCCCGACCGGCGAGGTGCTGCGCGAGTACCTGCAGCGCGCGAAAGACGTCATGCAGGCGACTCCCGAAGGCCGCGCGTTCGCCGGAGCGCTGCGGCTGATCGGAGACCCCGAGCGCATCGACGCTCTCGCCGAGCAGCTGCACGACCTGCTCGCGCATCCGTTCGCCCGTCACCTCGATCAGACCCAGCGCGCGGAGTTCGACGCGATTGGCCGCCGGGTCGAGCTGGGCGTCGAGGAGGTGCTCGCTGCGCAGCGCCGTGCTTCGCACGTCATCACCGGGCAGGTGAAGACCCACGACCCGCTGCGCGACCGGCAGATCGACGACCTGCTGCGCGACGTCATCTCGGGCCTGCATCAGTGGGCGCAGTCGGCGCCGTCGAACGCGGTGGTCGATCCGGTGCGCAGCCTGCCGCTCATCGACCTCGGCCGGCTCCGTCAGACCGTCGGCGATGTTCGCCCGCCCGGGGCTCCCGCCCCGCTGACGGATGCCGACGACGTCGAGTACCTCGAAGCCGATTCGCGCTCGTGGGGCGGCCCCCGCTACGCCGAGCTCGAGACGTACGTGGCGGGCCTCGGCGCGGAGTTCGACCTGGCGGATGCCTTCGCCCACGCACCCGAAGACACGCGGCGCCCGGTGGACCTGGTCGGTCTGCTCGAGATCGCGCACCGCAATGGCATGACCGAGACCGAAGGCCTGTCGACCGTCGAGACGATGCGCCCCGACGGCACCACGAGGCGCTTCGCGTTCGTCTCGGTGACCGCCCGCGCAGCCGAGGAGGATCACGATGACTGA
- a CDS encoding ATP-binding protein, translating into MTMLETLFGLIPADSRGQQWVAEDLQLVNWGGYDGGPHRVRFSPTATMLCGGSGSGKSTLMDAYIALMMPHTTPFNGASNGGITGRPRGDEQRNILSYGRGKIDESRTDEGTKLRVLRGDGEDTWTAIAMTWLDHDGSRFTALRAWYIPAGARILEDTVRVRATTDGFFDLARLEEAASQRLADSALRALGLETLGTDREFSARLHAVLGIGAAGSGAKAMSLLARIQAGQQITTVDDLYKRLVLEEPETMATADAVVAHFDELESTRASMITARQQVNALEPIAGIRERITAAAEQVRLIDEVGDFASPDSRATLWRAERRLDLLREVEDELRERTHALDLTLREKKALVDAAEAERDGLLDLLRQSGGDRLETAQRELRAVERRLAEVRRERDRFDTVLAELGLSASTAEEFAEVQAAARAAQSEASARRQARATFAEAESARQALAKRRRALAEERAEADRLRGSIPPALDRARMLLAEAAGLDTDDLPFVGELIEVRTEFEPWREAFNLALGGFATTLLLDDAHIDRFRAAIDEVRLPIRLRYEGVQTGLASADLADARTLPGRLDHRPTPFTGWLQQRLDERFGFVCVDSSAQLSAHAMALTIAGQMSQGNRGAHGGHGRENVLGFSNERRLRALDEQAAALEAEVAVATAAVTDAEAAMDAIEQRSTAFAMIHDLTWEQVDVASLAAEVERWQAVEAEVTTANPEIADLRERVESLKVRAAVLRDEIGALGAQRADTQERWGAVTDDVDECQRVVDEAAEMSVGDAQAAFLDERFMLSASDDGEGLSASDRLARLNLALKSAAARLASDRRAAEEAHDEQRERMRQLMSSFLERWPNLNLLPDPDASVPEFLGILEALRTNGLHELESEWRDSLLGLSGNDLTSLDSTLSRSVREIRERIEPINSIMRELPFYDDRHRLQISPRENQSEARKRFRRELREVRGLIEAASTDDEREHAYKRMSRLIGRMRRTAPDFAELIDVRNHVRVSAERVLAETGEHVALYDHIGEKSGGESQELVAFIVGAALRYQLGDAGASRPRYAPVFMDEALIKADAHFTKRAIGAWRGLGFQLVIGAPNDKYSAIEPHVDVEYTILKDTRGRSWAKPKVAV; encoded by the coding sequence GTGACGATGCTCGAGACGCTCTTCGGGCTGATCCCCGCCGACTCCCGTGGTCAGCAGTGGGTCGCCGAAGACCTGCAGCTGGTCAACTGGGGCGGCTACGACGGCGGCCCGCACCGAGTGCGCTTCTCGCCGACCGCGACCATGCTCTGCGGCGGGTCGGGGTCGGGCAAGTCGACGCTGATGGATGCCTACATCGCCCTGATGATGCCGCACACGACGCCGTTCAACGGCGCCTCCAACGGCGGGATCACCGGTCGCCCAAGGGGCGATGAGCAGCGCAACATCCTCTCGTACGGCCGCGGCAAGATCGACGAGTCGCGCACCGACGAGGGCACCAAGCTGCGCGTGCTGCGCGGCGACGGCGAAGACACCTGGACGGCCATCGCGATGACGTGGCTCGACCACGACGGCTCGCGCTTCACGGCGCTGCGCGCCTGGTACATCCCGGCCGGCGCGCGCATCCTCGAAGACACCGTGCGGGTGCGGGCGACGACCGACGGCTTCTTCGACCTCGCACGCCTCGAAGAGGCAGCTTCTCAGCGCCTCGCCGACTCGGCGCTGCGCGCGCTCGGCCTCGAGACCCTCGGCACCGACCGCGAGTTCTCGGCCCGCCTGCATGCCGTGCTGGGCATCGGTGCGGCGGGGTCGGGTGCGAAGGCGATGAGTCTGCTCGCGCGCATCCAGGCCGGTCAGCAGATCACGACGGTCGACGACCTGTACAAGCGGCTGGTCCTCGAAGAGCCCGAGACGATGGCGACGGCGGATGCCGTGGTCGCGCACTTCGACGAGCTCGAGAGCACCCGGGCGAGCATGATCACCGCGCGTCAGCAGGTGAACGCGCTGGAGCCGATCGCGGGCATCCGGGAGCGGATCACGGCAGCGGCTGAGCAGGTGCGATTGATCGACGAGGTGGGCGACTTCGCATCCCCCGACTCGCGCGCCACCCTGTGGCGGGCCGAACGCCGCCTCGATCTGCTGCGCGAGGTCGAAGACGAGCTGCGCGAGCGCACGCACGCCCTCGACCTGACCCTGCGCGAGAAGAAGGCCCTGGTCGACGCCGCCGAAGCGGAGCGCGACGGTCTGCTCGACCTGCTGCGCCAGTCGGGTGGCGACCGGCTCGAGACCGCACAGCGCGAGCTGCGCGCGGTCGAACGGCGCCTCGCCGAGGTGCGGCGCGAGCGCGACCGGTTCGACACCGTGCTGGCCGAACTCGGGCTGTCGGCCAGCACGGCCGAGGAATTCGCCGAGGTGCAGGCGGCCGCCCGTGCCGCACAGTCCGAGGCATCCGCTCGACGGCAGGCCCGGGCGACGTTCGCCGAGGCCGAATCCGCCAGGCAGGCGCTCGCGAAACGCCGGCGAGCGCTCGCCGAAGAGCGCGCGGAGGCGGATCGGCTGCGCGGCAGCATCCCTCCCGCCCTCGACCGGGCGCGCATGCTGCTGGCCGAGGCCGCCGGTCTCGACACCGACGACCTGCCCTTCGTGGGTGAGCTGATCGAGGTGCGCACCGAGTTCGAGCCGTGGCGCGAGGCATTCAACCTCGCTCTCGGCGGGTTCGCCACGACGCTGCTGCTCGACGACGCGCACATCGACCGGTTCCGCGCCGCGATCGACGAGGTGCGCCTGCCGATCCGGCTGCGCTACGAGGGAGTGCAGACCGGGCTGGCGTCGGCCGATCTCGCCGACGCCCGTACGCTCCCCGGCCGGCTCGACCACCGCCCGACGCCGTTCACGGGCTGGCTGCAGCAGCGCCTCGACGAGCGCTTCGGGTTCGTGTGCGTCGACTCGTCGGCGCAGCTGAGCGCGCACGCGATGGCGCTCACGATCGCGGGGCAGATGTCTCAGGGCAACCGCGGGGCGCACGGCGGGCATGGCCGCGAGAACGTGCTCGGCTTCTCGAACGAGCGGCGTCTGCGTGCGCTCGACGAGCAGGCCGCGGCTCTCGAGGCGGAGGTCGCGGTAGCGACCGCCGCGGTGACCGACGCCGAGGCGGCGATGGATGCCATCGAGCAGCGCTCGACGGCGTTCGCGATGATCCACGACCTGACCTGGGAGCAGGTCGACGTCGCCTCGCTCGCCGCGGAGGTCGAGCGGTGGCAGGCCGTCGAGGCCGAGGTGACGACCGCGAATCCCGAGATCGCTGACCTGCGCGAGCGGGTCGAGAGCCTCAAGGTGCGCGCGGCCGTGCTGCGCGACGAGATCGGGGCGCTCGGCGCGCAGCGCGCGGACACGCAGGAGCGCTGGGGCGCGGTGACCGACGACGTCGACGAGTGCCAGCGCGTGGTCGACGAGGCGGCGGAGATGTCGGTCGGTGACGCGCAGGCGGCGTTCCTCGATGAGCGCTTCATGCTCTCGGCGTCTGACGACGGCGAGGGGTTGTCGGCGAGCGACCGGCTGGCCCGGCTGAACCTGGCGCTGAAGTCGGCGGCGGCGCGTCTGGCATCCGACCGCCGCGCGGCCGAGGAGGCGCACGACGAGCAGCGCGAGCGGATGCGGCAGCTCATGTCGTCGTTCCTCGAGCGGTGGCCGAACCTCAACCTGCTGCCGGATCCGGATGCCTCGGTGCCCGAGTTCCTCGGGATCCTCGAGGCGCTGCGCACGAACGGGCTGCACGAGCTCGAGAGCGAATGGCGCGACAGCCTGCTGGGCCTGTCGGGCAACGACCTGACCAGCCTCGATTCGACCCTCAGCCGATCGGTGCGCGAGATCAGGGAGCGGATCGAGCCGATCAACAGCATCATGCGTGAGCTGCCGTTCTACGACGACCGGCATCGCCTGCAGATCTCGCCGCGCGAGAACCAGTCCGAGGCGCGCAAGCGCTTCCGCCGCGAGCTGCGCGAGGTGCGCGGGCTGATCGAGGCGGCGTCGACCGACGACGAGCGCGAGCACGCGTACAAGCGGATGAGCCGGCTGATCGGGCGCATGCGCCGCACCGCTCCCGACTTCGCCGAGCTGATCGACGTGCGCAACCACGTGCGGGTGTCTGCCGAGCGGGTGCTCGCCGAGACGGGGGAGCACGTCGCGCTGTACGACCACATCGGCGAGAAGTCTGGTGGCGAGTCGCAGGAGCTGGTCGCGTTCATCGTCGGCGCGGCTCTGCGGTACCAGCTGGGGGATGCCGGCGCCTCGCGCCCGCGCTACGCGCCGGTGTTCATGGACGAGGCCCTCATCAAGGCCGACGCCCACTTCACGAAGCGCGCGATCGGCGCGTGGCGGGGGCTGGGGTTCCAGCTCGTGATCGGCGCGCCGAACGACAAGTACAGCGCCATCGAGCCGCACGTCGACGTGGAGTACACGATTCTCAAGGACACCCGTGGGCGATCGTGGGCGAAGCCGAAGGTCGCGGTCTGA